The genomic DNA GGTCGACACTCGGATGTAATCGGTAAACGTGTGCAGGGGCTTCTGGCCGATCGTTAAAATACGCTCTGCGATCTCGTCGATTTTGGTTAGCGTATTGGTATAAAGTTCTTCAAACTTGGCATGCAGCTGAAAGAAATGCACGCCTTTGATGTTCCAGTGGAAACCGCGCAGGTTCTGGTAGTATAAATGATAGTTGGCCAGTAATTCGTTCAACTTTTCGCCGATCTGCTGGCTGTCTTCTTTCTCTAGTCCTATCTGAGTTAGTTTTCCCATGTCTTATTTTTTATAGAATCGTTATCTTAAGCTACGTGACAAAAGTAAAGTGTATGGTTTGATCAGTCAAATTGATTAATTTTATGTAATTATAGGTAATATCTATAAGTATGCTTGAGAATAGCTTATTCATTTTAAAACCGATCTTATGACGCTGGTACAGCTGGATTATTTACTGGCCGTAGATACCTACCGCCACTTTGCCACGGCAGCAGAACACTGTTTTGTGACGCAACCCACGCTGAGCATGCAGTTACAGAAGCTGGAAGAGGAACTTGGCGTGCAGCTGTTTGACAGAAGCCGGGTGCCGGTGCGCCCTACCGAAATTGGCAAAGAAATTATTGCGCAGGCGCGGATTGTGGCAACCGAAGCTAAAAAGATCCGCGAGATCGTACAGAACCAGCAACTGGAGCTGGCCGGCGAGCTGCGCATTGGCATCATACCCACGCTGGCACCTTACCTGATGCCGCTGTTTATTACCCGTTTTATGCAGAAATATCCGCAGGTGCGGGTGGTGGTACAGGAGCTGCTAACCGACCAGATCATCCAGAAACTGCAACACGAGCAACTGGATGCGGGCCTGCTGGTAACACCCCTGGAAGATAAAAGTATAACGGAAGTTCCCCTGTTCTACGAAGCTTTTGTGGCTTACATAAATCCCGGCCATCCGCTGGCCGACTCGCAAAGTATAAGTCCGGAGCAGCTGGATACCGACGAGCTCTGGGTGCTGAACGAAGGGCATTGTTTCCGGAGCCAGGTACTCAATATCTGCAACCGCGGCGGGAGCGGGCAAACGGGCAATTTCGATTATAAAAGCGGCTCTTTGGAAACCCTGAAACGGTTGGTAGACAGCCAGCGAGGCCTTACGCTGTTGCCCGAGCTGTCGGTGCTGGATATGCCGGCGGAGAAGCGAAAGCTGGTACATCCTTTCACAGCGCCACAGCCCCTGCGTGAGGTAAGCCTGGTAGTGCACCGCAGCTTCCTGAAACGAAAGCTGATTGAGGCGTTGCAACAGGAAATTCTAGCCGCTCTGCCCGATGAGATCCGGAACAGGCAGAAGCAGCAGGTGGTGGAAGTGAGGAGGAGTTAGAAAGTTAGAAAGTTAAAGAGGTGGATAAAAACAAAAAAGGCTACTCCCCGGAGTAGCCTTTTTGTAAAGTCTATAGTCTAATATCTAACGGCTAAAATCTAGTATCTAACTTACGCGTTGATGCCAGCTTCCTGCAGGGCTTTTACCATTGCATCGCCGATCTCGGCCGGAGACTCTACTACGTAGATGCCGTTCTCGCGCATAATCTTCATTTTAGCAGCAGCTGTATCTTCAGCACCACCTACAATGGCACCGGCGTGGCCCATGCGGCGGCCCGGAGGCGCTGTCTGGCCGGCAATAAAGCCAACTACCGGCTTTTTGTTGCCTGTTTCGCTGATATACTTGGAAGCCATGGCCTCGTAGTTACCACCGATCTCACCAATCATCACGATCGCATCCGTCTCCGGATCTTCCATTAACAACTGAACAGCATCTTTGGTGGGCGTTCCGATGATCGGGTCGCCGCCAATACCGATGGCAGTAGAAATGCCAAGACCCGCTTTCACGATCTGGTCAGCAGCTTCGTAGGTTAAGGTACCGGATTTAGACACAATGCCGATACGGCCTGGCTTGAAAACGAAACCAGGCATGATGCCCACCTTGGCTTCGCCCGGGGTGATAACGCCTGGGCAGTTCGGGCCGATCAGGGTTACGTTCTTATCCTGCAGGTAGTGTTTTGCAGCAACCATGTCTTTTACAGGAATACCCTCTGTAATACACACAATCACTTCAATGCCGGCTTCTGCGGCTTCCATGATAGCATCAGCTGCAAAAGCAGGCGGAACGAAAATGATCGATACATTGGCGCCAGTCTTTTTTACGGCATCTTCTACCGTATTAAAAACGGGCAGCTCCAGGTGATAAGTCCCCCCTTTGCCAGGCGTTACGCCACCCACTACGTTAGTGCCGTATTCAATCATCTGGTGTGCGTGGAAAGATCCTTCCGAGCCTGTGAAGCCCTGCACGATCACTTTCGAATCTTTATTTACTAAAACACTCATGTGTATCTTATTTAGTTGTGTAATAACTGTCGAACTAAGGATGTGCAAAAATAGGCTTTTTTGCGGCGCTTGCAAAAAATAGTTGTCCCTAATATATGCGGCCGGCAGGCAGCTGCCCGGAACAAGTTGCCCCTTATTTTCTGTTGCTTAGCTAGCCTGCACCCGCTCCTGTTTGCGGCAGCCACCCTTAGCAAGGTATACCGGGCCGCCATAGGCTGAGAGAAAGGGAATGGCAGAAAATTATTATTTTAATTATGTACCTTTGCACCAGCATTCAATAAAGAAGAACCAGATGACGTATCTGAACCATATAACCGAAGCAATCGGTAACACGCCTTTAGTAAGGCTCAATAATGTAACCAAGGGCACCAAAGCAACGGTGCTTGCCAAAGTGGAGTACCTCAACCCGGGTAACTCTGTAAAGGACCGCATGGCTATCCGGATGATTGAAGACGCTGAAAAGGCTGGCCTGTTGAAGCCGGGCGGCACCATTATCGAAGGCACTTCCGGTAACACCGGCATGGGCCTGGCCCTGGCAGCCATTGCCAAAGGCTACAAATGTATTTTTACGCTCTCGGATAAGCAGAGCAAGGAAAAAATGGATATCCTGCGGGCCGTAGGTGCCGAGGTGGTGGTTTGCCCTACCAACGTAGCCCCCGAGCATCCGGATTCCTATTACTCGGTGGCCAGGCGCCTGAACAAGGAAATTCCGAATTCTTTTTACCCTAACCAATACGATAACCTGTCTAACAGCCTCGCGCATTACGAAAGCACCGGCCCTGAGATCTGGGAACAGACCGCCGGCAAGGTAACGCATTTTATAACCGGCGTGGGTACGGGCGGTACGGTTTCGGGTATCTCCAAATACCTGAAAGAGCAGAACCCGGATATCATCACAGTGGGCATCGATACGTATGGTTCTGTTTTTAAGAAGTATAAAGAGACGGGCATTTTTGACGAGAACGAGATCTACCCCTATGCCACCGAAGGCATTGGCGAGGACATCCTGCCCAAGAACGTGGACTTCAGCCTGATCGATACCTTTGTGAAAGTAACCGATAAGGACGGCGCCGTGATGACCAGAAGACTGGCTAAAGAAGAAGGGCTTTTTGTGGGCTGGTCGTGCGGTACGGCTGTTTTTGGGGCGCTGGAGTATGCCCGTGAAAACAACCTGACCGAAGACGATGTGATCGTGGTCTTGCTGCCAGACCATGGCTCCCGCTACCTGGCCAAGATCTATAACGACGACTGGATGCGTGCCCAGGGCTATATCGACTAAAAAGCCCCACTGGCAAGTGTAACGTAGGCCCGGACAGTAGGAGCCCGGCGCTTGGCTTGTCGCTTTCAAAAGGAAAACAGCCAAGGCAAAGTATAGCCTGAGCAAGACACACAAGGGGCAACCTTGGAAGCCTGCTGTAAGGTATAACGGGCGTAAAAGAGCCGGCTTTACCAAGGCGTGTGGCAGCTATACTTAAATTACTGCCGGATTTTAAAGAAGATTTTTATATTTTTGTTTATCGCTTCGAATACAAGCAGGTGCAGCTGCGAACAGCAAGAAGTAACAGCTTTTGGCATTTTCAAGCGGGTGCACAAACATATGGTAATCGGTGATGTAAGCAGAAGGACTCTGGCTTCAGCGCAAACCCTCACTTACAGAACCAGATGAGGAAACGGCTACGACAGCAGTGCGGCCTGTTTCCGGCACAGATAAGACTTGATCAGCTGATTAATGAAAAAACTTAGCGGAGTTTTACTTATTGATGATGATGATACCACCAATTTTCTGAACCAGCGGTTGCTGGACAGGATGGCGGTAACAGATAACGTGCGCACTTTTGTGAACGGCAAACAGGCCTTTGACTACCTGTACAACGTGAGCAACAAAAATTACGAGGGTACGGGCAGCAGTTACTTTCAGCCGGAGCTTATTTTCCTGGATATTAACATGCCGGTGATGGATGGCTTTGAGATGCTGGACTTGTTTGAGCGCCTGGACAAAGCGTTCCGGGAGCAGATCACAATGGTCGTGCTCACCACCTCTACCCACCCCCAGGACACGGCCAATTCTAAAAAGTATAATGCCGAATACCTGACCAAGCCGCTGACGGTGGAAAAGGTGAACATGCTGCTGGAAAAGCACTTTTCAAGCCACAATAACAAGGTAGCCTAACAACTGCCGCAATCAAAAAAAGCAGGAACTCCCCGATAGAGTTCCTGCTTTTTTGTTTATACCTGGTTTATACGTGTGCTAGTGCGTGGCCAGGGTTACAAACTCAAAGGTATCGCCGTTAAACAAGCCTTTGTCGCTGAGCTTGAGCGAGGGGATCACGAGCAAGGCCATAAACGAGAGCGTCATGAACGGCGAGGCCAGTGTGCTGCCCATCTCTTTGCTCATGCGATCGATGGCCGAGTACCGTTCTGCTACTTTATACCCGTCCTCGTTCGACATGATGCCGGCTACCGGCAACGAGAGCAGTTGTTCGTGTGCACCGTCTACGGCAGCCACGCCCCCTTGCGCCTCGATGATCAGGTTAACGGCCCGGGCAATGCTCTCATCATCCACTCCAACGGCAATAATGTTGTGCGAATCGTGCCCGACCGAGGAGGCAATGGCCCCCCGGCGCAGACCCACATGCTTGATAAAGGCCACGGCAGGGGCAGCATTTTCGTAGCGGTTCACCACCGTCAGCTTCAGCACATCCTGCGCCACATCCGGCACGATAAAACCATTTTCAATCTTTGGCGCAACCTCCAGCTCTTTGGTGATCAGCTGCCCGTCAAAAGCTTCGATCACGCGCAGGCGCGTGGCATTATCGGCTGCCACGGCAAATTGTTCGGGTGCTTTTGGTTTTGTGTTAAAATTATTAATCTCAGCGCTGGGGGTAAAGGCTATCTTGGTTTTGCCTTGCTCTGCCACTAATTGTCCGTTAATATAGGTTGCCGCTACGTTAAAGTCTTCCAGGTTATCGACAAGTATAAAGTCGGCCGGGTCGCCGGCGCGCAGCAGGCCCACCTC from Pontibacter liquoris includes the following:
- a CDS encoding Dps family protein: MGKLTQIGLEKEDSQQIGEKLNELLANYHLYYQNLRGFHWNIKGVHFFQLHAKFEELYTNTLTKIDEIAERILTIGQKPLHTFTDYIRVSTIQETSNLSGDKETVTATHQNLTTLINLERELLILAADKGDEGTVGMLSEDINENEKILWMLNAFLS
- a CDS encoding hydrogen peroxide-inducible genes activator; amino-acid sequence: MTLVQLDYLLAVDTYRHFATAAEHCFVTQPTLSMQLQKLEEELGVQLFDRSRVPVRPTEIGKEIIAQARIVATEAKKIREIVQNQQLELAGELRIGIIPTLAPYLMPLFITRFMQKYPQVRVVVQELLTDQIIQKLQHEQLDAGLLVTPLEDKSITEVPLFYEAFVAYINPGHPLADSQSISPEQLDTDELWVLNEGHCFRSQVLNICNRGGSGQTGNFDYKSGSLETLKRLVDSQRGLTLLPELSVLDMPAEKRKLVHPFTAPQPLREVSLVVHRSFLKRKLIEALQQEILAALPDEIRNRQKQQVVEVRRS
- the sucD gene encoding succinate--CoA ligase subunit alpha, with translation MSVLVNKDSKVIVQGFTGSEGSFHAHQMIEYGTNVVGGVTPGKGGTYHLELPVFNTVEDAVKKTGANVSIIFVPPAFAADAIMEAAEAGIEVIVCITEGIPVKDMVAAKHYLQDKNVTLIGPNCPGVITPGEAKVGIMPGFVFKPGRIGIVSKSGTLTYEAADQIVKAGLGISTAIGIGGDPIIGTPTKDAVQLLMEDPETDAIVMIGEIGGNYEAMASKYISETGNKKPVVGFIAGQTAPPGRRMGHAGAIVGGAEDTAAAKMKIMRENGIYVVESPAEIGDAMVKALQEAGINA
- a CDS encoding response regulator encodes the protein MKKLSGVLLIDDDDTTNFLNQRLLDRMAVTDNVRTFVNGKQAFDYLYNVSNKNYEGTGSSYFQPELIFLDINMPVMDGFEMLDLFERLDKAFREQITMVVLTTSTHPQDTANSKKYNAEYLTKPLTVEKVNMLLEKHFSSHNNKVA